One Doryrhamphus excisus isolate RoL2022-K1 chromosome 17, RoL_Dexc_1.0, whole genome shotgun sequence genomic region harbors:
- the sybu gene encoding syntabulin isoform X1: MGPFQEYEEKKSPEKGSPRSRIPRLVLHPFQPKGKGSPLSDSPFSEEEGKECDVSSDHSKRTISTNSFYSDDTGCPTSQSVSPSKTPSGSEQSTHSSPSTLPERKTKVKRVRVMAEGSGEPRSAPRRKKELRPAMTARGSEADFSSSSSTGSLKTRESLISKSSGKKAPSRSRSTHIRSFPVFKPAGSPASNRDADLYAPYRTPPRGASSTTNSSSCNSSPTSRRANLGRYHYCGDNHGIKPPNPEQYLTPLQQKEVAIRHLKTKLLESENRMHDRESEIEELKGQLSRMREDWIEEECHRVEAQLSLKEARKEIKQLRQVVETMKSSLMEKDKGIQKYFIDINIQNRKLESLLQSMELAQSGANLQDDNTLDLIFDSTDSSRKKLMGEDEGVMELGDQAEEAMADSGLLINDEMANRADILEQVFMSTAVDFSQDSINKEKPVLGSGSGVSTLSEKSDPPPSATQDTSCILSLSQEKTEDKGIQTDITPMSQDLQALLYQLLKEPTLSISNTLLGFQNLPSTTTRLMPSVPNMLTPASLDSTILYDSDPAQSTRFMDELDFGVSTEKSPVSPELGVVGKQYWSTSFLVDLVAVAAPVLPTVAWLYSRHGVDGSAPVYNIAALIRGCCIMGLHSLRHVAHRPVV, translated from the exons ATGGGGCCGTTCCAAGAATATGAG GAAAAGAAGTCCCCTGAGAAAGGCAGCCCTCGCAGTCGCATCCCACGTTTGGTCCTCCATCCCTTTCAGCCTAAGGGCAAAGGGTCACCTCTTTCTGACTCCCCTTTCTCAGAGGAGGAGGGAAAAGAGTGTGATGTCAGCTCAGATCACTCCAAGAGGACAATCAGCACCAACAGTTTTTACTCTG ATGACACCGGCTGCCCCACTAGTCAGTCTGTGTCCCCCTCCAAAACCCCGTCAGGGTCAGAACAGAGTACCCACAGCTCGCCGTCAACACTCCCAGAGCGCAAGACCAAAGTGAAGAGGGTGCGAGTGATGGCAGAGGGAAGTGGAGAACCACGAAGCGCACCGAGGCGCAAGAAGGAACTGAGGCCTGCCATGACAGCCAGAG GAAGCGAGGCAGACTTCAGCTCGTCCAGCAGTACAGGAAGCCTAAAGACCAGGGAGAGCCTGATTTCCAAATCATCAGGAAAGAAGGCTCCTTCTCGCAG TCGCAGTACCCACATCCGGTCGTTCCCAGTCTTCAAACCAGCAGGGAGCCCTGCCAGCAACCGTGATGCAGATCTCTACGCTCCCTACAGGACACCACCCAGAGGTGCTTCCTCGACCACAAACAGCAGCAGCTGCAACTCCAGCCCAACCTCCAG GCGAGCAAACTTGGGCCGCTACCACTACTGTGGAGATAACCATGGAATCAAACCCCCGAACCCTGAGCAGTACCTCACCCCTCTGCAGCAGAAGGAAGTGGCCATCAGACACTTGAAGACGAAGCTGTTGGAGTCGGAGAACAGGATGCATGACCG agagTCCGAAATCGAGGAGCTCAAAGGCCAGCTTAGCAGAATGAGGGAAGACTGGATTGAAGAGGAGTGTCACCGAGTGGAGGCCCAGCTGTCCCTCAAAGAGGCCCGGAAGGAAATCAAACAGCTGCGGCAGGTGGTGGAGACCATGAAGAGCAGCCTGATGGAGAAGGATAAAGGGATACAGAAGTACTTTATTGATATAAACATCCAAAATCGGAAGTTGGAGTCTCTGTTGCAAAGCATGGAGCTGGCTCAGAGCGGTGCCAACCTGCAAGATGACAACACGCTGGACTTGATCTTTGACAGCACCGACAGCAGTCGAAAGAAGCTGATGGGCGAGGACGAGGGTGTTATGGAGTTGGGCGATCAAGCAGAAGAAGCCATGGCTGATAGTGGCCTGCTGATAAACGATGAGATGGCCAACAGAGCTGACATCTTAGAGCAGGTCTTTATGTCCACTGCGGTGGACTTCAGTCAGGACTCCATCAACAAAGAAAAACCTGTGCTAGGGTCTGGCTCTGGGGTGTCTACATTATCAGAAAAATCCGATCCACCTCCATCAGCTACACAAGATACCAGCTGTATCCTTTCTCTCTCCCAGGAGAAGACTGAAGATAAAGGGATCCAGACTGACATAACGCCCATGTCTCAAGACCTCCAGGCTCTGCTTTACCAGCTTCTTAAAGAACCAACGTTGTCCATCTCCAACACTCTTTTGGGCTTCCAAAACCTTCCCAGCACCACCACTAGATTGATGCCTTCCGTAcccaacatgctaacccctgCTTCACTTGACAGCACCATCTTGTACGACTCAGATCCTGCACAGAGCACCCGGTTCATGGATGAGTTAGATTTTGGTGTGAGCACAGAAAAAAGTCCCGTGTCACCAGAACTGGGTGTGGTGGGCAAGCAGTATTGGAGCACCAGTTTCCTGGTGGATCTGGTTGCAGTGGCAGCCCCGGTGTTACCCACAGTAGCCTGGCTCTACTCGCGGCACGGTGTGGATGGAAGCGCTCCGGTCTACAATATTGCTGCACTCATCCGGGGATGTTGCATTATGGGATTGCACTCTCTCCGTCACGTTGCTCACAGGCCAGTTGTGTAA
- the sybu gene encoding syntabulin isoform X2 codes for MGPFQEYEEKKSPEKGSPRSRIPRLVLHPFQPKGKGSPLSDSPFSEEEGKECDVSSDHSKRTISTNSFYSGSEQSTHSSPSTLPERKTKVKRVRVMAEGSGEPRSAPRRKKELRPAMTARGSEADFSSSSSTGSLKTRESLISKSSGKKAPSRSRSTHIRSFPVFKPAGSPASNRDADLYAPYRTPPRGASSTTNSSSCNSSPTSRRANLGRYHYCGDNHGIKPPNPEQYLTPLQQKEVAIRHLKTKLLESENRMHDRESEIEELKGQLSRMREDWIEEECHRVEAQLSLKEARKEIKQLRQVVETMKSSLMEKDKGIQKYFIDINIQNRKLESLLQSMELAQSGANLQDDNTLDLIFDSTDSSRKKLMGEDEGVMELGDQAEEAMADSGLLINDEMANRADILEQVFMSTAVDFSQDSINKEKPVLGSGSGVSTLSEKSDPPPSATQDTSCILSLSQEKTEDKGIQTDITPMSQDLQALLYQLLKEPTLSISNTLLGFQNLPSTTTRLMPSVPNMLTPASLDSTILYDSDPAQSTRFMDELDFGVSTEKSPVSPELGVVGKQYWSTSFLVDLVAVAAPVLPTVAWLYSRHGVDGSAPVYNIAALIRGCCIMGLHSLRHVAHRPVV; via the exons ATGGGGCCGTTCCAAGAATATGAG GAAAAGAAGTCCCCTGAGAAAGGCAGCCCTCGCAGTCGCATCCCACGTTTGGTCCTCCATCCCTTTCAGCCTAAGGGCAAAGGGTCACCTCTTTCTGACTCCCCTTTCTCAGAGGAGGAGGGAAAAGAGTGTGATGTCAGCTCAGATCACTCCAAGAGGACAATCAGCACCAACAGTTTTTACTCTG GGTCAGAACAGAGTACCCACAGCTCGCCGTCAACACTCCCAGAGCGCAAGACCAAAGTGAAGAGGGTGCGAGTGATGGCAGAGGGAAGTGGAGAACCACGAAGCGCACCGAGGCGCAAGAAGGAACTGAGGCCTGCCATGACAGCCAGAG GAAGCGAGGCAGACTTCAGCTCGTCCAGCAGTACAGGAAGCCTAAAGACCAGGGAGAGCCTGATTTCCAAATCATCAGGAAAGAAGGCTCCTTCTCGCAG TCGCAGTACCCACATCCGGTCGTTCCCAGTCTTCAAACCAGCAGGGAGCCCTGCCAGCAACCGTGATGCAGATCTCTACGCTCCCTACAGGACACCACCCAGAGGTGCTTCCTCGACCACAAACAGCAGCAGCTGCAACTCCAGCCCAACCTCCAG GCGAGCAAACTTGGGCCGCTACCACTACTGTGGAGATAACCATGGAATCAAACCCCCGAACCCTGAGCAGTACCTCACCCCTCTGCAGCAGAAGGAAGTGGCCATCAGACACTTGAAGACGAAGCTGTTGGAGTCGGAGAACAGGATGCATGACCG agagTCCGAAATCGAGGAGCTCAAAGGCCAGCTTAGCAGAATGAGGGAAGACTGGATTGAAGAGGAGTGTCACCGAGTGGAGGCCCAGCTGTCCCTCAAAGAGGCCCGGAAGGAAATCAAACAGCTGCGGCAGGTGGTGGAGACCATGAAGAGCAGCCTGATGGAGAAGGATAAAGGGATACAGAAGTACTTTATTGATATAAACATCCAAAATCGGAAGTTGGAGTCTCTGTTGCAAAGCATGGAGCTGGCTCAGAGCGGTGCCAACCTGCAAGATGACAACACGCTGGACTTGATCTTTGACAGCACCGACAGCAGTCGAAAGAAGCTGATGGGCGAGGACGAGGGTGTTATGGAGTTGGGCGATCAAGCAGAAGAAGCCATGGCTGATAGTGGCCTGCTGATAAACGATGAGATGGCCAACAGAGCTGACATCTTAGAGCAGGTCTTTATGTCCACTGCGGTGGACTTCAGTCAGGACTCCATCAACAAAGAAAAACCTGTGCTAGGGTCTGGCTCTGGGGTGTCTACATTATCAGAAAAATCCGATCCACCTCCATCAGCTACACAAGATACCAGCTGTATCCTTTCTCTCTCCCAGGAGAAGACTGAAGATAAAGGGATCCAGACTGACATAACGCCCATGTCTCAAGACCTCCAGGCTCTGCTTTACCAGCTTCTTAAAGAACCAACGTTGTCCATCTCCAACACTCTTTTGGGCTTCCAAAACCTTCCCAGCACCACCACTAGATTGATGCCTTCCGTAcccaacatgctaacccctgCTTCACTTGACAGCACCATCTTGTACGACTCAGATCCTGCACAGAGCACCCGGTTCATGGATGAGTTAGATTTTGGTGTGAGCACAGAAAAAAGTCCCGTGTCACCAGAACTGGGTGTGGTGGGCAAGCAGTATTGGAGCACCAGTTTCCTGGTGGATCTGGTTGCAGTGGCAGCCCCGGTGTTACCCACAGTAGCCTGGCTCTACTCGCGGCACGGTGTGGATGGAAGCGCTCCGGTCTACAATATTGCTGCACTCATCCGGGGATGTTGCATTATGGGATTGCACTCTCTCCGTCACGTTGCTCACAGGCCAGTTGTGTAA
- the sybu gene encoding syntabulin isoform X3 encodes MVLFDGRRCLSGSEADFSSSSSTGSLKTRESLISKSSGKKAPSRSRSTHIRSFPVFKPAGSPASNRDADLYAPYRTPPRGASSTTNSSSCNSSPTSRRANLGRYHYCGDNHGIKPPNPEQYLTPLQQKEVAIRHLKTKLLESENRMHDRESEIEELKGQLSRMREDWIEEECHRVEAQLSLKEARKEIKQLRQVVETMKSSLMEKDKGIQKYFIDINIQNRKLESLLQSMELAQSGANLQDDNTLDLIFDSTDSSRKKLMGEDEGVMELGDQAEEAMADSGLLINDEMANRADILEQVFMSTAVDFSQDSINKEKPVLGSGSGVSTLSEKSDPPPSATQDTSCILSLSQEKTEDKGIQTDITPMSQDLQALLYQLLKEPTLSISNTLLGFQNLPSTTTRLMPSVPNMLTPASLDSTILYDSDPAQSTRFMDELDFGVSTEKSPVSPELGVVGKQYWSTSFLVDLVAVAAPVLPTVAWLYSRHGVDGSAPVYNIAALIRGCCIMGLHSLRHVAHRPVV; translated from the exons ATGGTGTTGTTTGATGGCAGGAGATGTCTCTCAG GAAGCGAGGCAGACTTCAGCTCGTCCAGCAGTACAGGAAGCCTAAAGACCAGGGAGAGCCTGATTTCCAAATCATCAGGAAAGAAGGCTCCTTCTCGCAG TCGCAGTACCCACATCCGGTCGTTCCCAGTCTTCAAACCAGCAGGGAGCCCTGCCAGCAACCGTGATGCAGATCTCTACGCTCCCTACAGGACACCACCCAGAGGTGCTTCCTCGACCACAAACAGCAGCAGCTGCAACTCCAGCCCAACCTCCAG GCGAGCAAACTTGGGCCGCTACCACTACTGTGGAGATAACCATGGAATCAAACCCCCGAACCCTGAGCAGTACCTCACCCCTCTGCAGCAGAAGGAAGTGGCCATCAGACACTTGAAGACGAAGCTGTTGGAGTCGGAGAACAGGATGCATGACCG agagTCCGAAATCGAGGAGCTCAAAGGCCAGCTTAGCAGAATGAGGGAAGACTGGATTGAAGAGGAGTGTCACCGAGTGGAGGCCCAGCTGTCCCTCAAAGAGGCCCGGAAGGAAATCAAACAGCTGCGGCAGGTGGTGGAGACCATGAAGAGCAGCCTGATGGAGAAGGATAAAGGGATACAGAAGTACTTTATTGATATAAACATCCAAAATCGGAAGTTGGAGTCTCTGTTGCAAAGCATGGAGCTGGCTCAGAGCGGTGCCAACCTGCAAGATGACAACACGCTGGACTTGATCTTTGACAGCACCGACAGCAGTCGAAAGAAGCTGATGGGCGAGGACGAGGGTGTTATGGAGTTGGGCGATCAAGCAGAAGAAGCCATGGCTGATAGTGGCCTGCTGATAAACGATGAGATGGCCAACAGAGCTGACATCTTAGAGCAGGTCTTTATGTCCACTGCGGTGGACTTCAGTCAGGACTCCATCAACAAAGAAAAACCTGTGCTAGGGTCTGGCTCTGGGGTGTCTACATTATCAGAAAAATCCGATCCACCTCCATCAGCTACACAAGATACCAGCTGTATCCTTTCTCTCTCCCAGGAGAAGACTGAAGATAAAGGGATCCAGACTGACATAACGCCCATGTCTCAAGACCTCCAGGCTCTGCTTTACCAGCTTCTTAAAGAACCAACGTTGTCCATCTCCAACACTCTTTTGGGCTTCCAAAACCTTCCCAGCACCACCACTAGATTGATGCCTTCCGTAcccaacatgctaacccctgCTTCACTTGACAGCACCATCTTGTACGACTCAGATCCTGCACAGAGCACCCGGTTCATGGATGAGTTAGATTTTGGTGTGAGCACAGAAAAAAGTCCCGTGTCACCAGAACTGGGTGTGGTGGGCAAGCAGTATTGGAGCACCAGTTTCCTGGTGGATCTGGTTGCAGTGGCAGCCCCGGTGTTACCCACAGTAGCCTGGCTCTACTCGCGGCACGGTGTGGATGGAAGCGCTCCGGTCTACAATATTGCTGCACTCATCCGGGGATGTTGCATTATGGGATTGCACTCTCTCCGTCACGTTGCTCACAGGCCAGTTGTGTAA
- the ebag9 gene encoding receptor-binding cancer antigen expressed on SiSo cells, producing MAITQFRLFKICTCLATLLSFLKRLVCRSGRGRKLSGDQITLPTTVDFSSSAPKQSAQPEVEEWSSWDEDAPTSIKIEGGNGNVPPSPNEEDEEPDYFKDMAPTIRKTQKILLKKREPLNYLVPDGSAGFSSRLAASQDIMTFGAPSAELGEMDNWQEDTNAWEDESDATWEAEEVLRQQKLAEREKRSMEQQRKKMEKEAQRMMKKEQKMAVKLS from the exons ATGGCCATCACTCAGTTTCGTCTATTTAAGATCTGCACATGCCTAGCCACTTTGCTGTCTTTCCTGAAGAGATTGGTATGCAG AAGTGGAAGGGGCCGGAAGCTCAGTGGGGATCAAATAACCCTCCCAACAACAGTGGATTTTTCATCATCTGCACCAAAACAG TCTGCACAGCCTGAGGTTGAAGAATGGAGTTCATGGGATGAAGATGCACCTACAAGTATTAAGATTGAAGGTGGCAATGGAAACGTCCCCCCATCACCCaatgaagaagatgaagaaccCGACTACTTCAAAGACATGGCGCCAACCATTAGGAAAACGCAGAAG ATATTGTTAAAGAAAAGGGAGCCTTTGAACTACCTGGTGCCTGACGGCTCAGCTGGTTTCTCCAGTAGACTGGCAGCCTCGCAGGATATAATGACCTTTGGTGCACCCTCA GCGGAGCTAGGCGAAATGGACAACTGGCAAGAGGACACCAATGCCTGGGAGGATGAGTCTGATGCCACCTGGGAAGCAGAAGAAGTACTCAG ACAGCAGAAGCTGGCCGAAAGAGAAAAACGATCCATGGAACAGCAGAGAAAGAAGATGGAGAAGGAGGCTCAGAGGATGATGAAGAAAGAGCAGAAGATGGCTGTCAAGCTTTCATAA